The Prosthecobacter vanneervenii genome has a segment encoding these proteins:
- a CDS encoding fused MFS/spermidine synthase has product MLSELRRTGRQHPLPRLPFLAALLALSGACALIYQMAWLREFRLMFGGATPATAAVLAIFMGAMGAGSALFGRKAEASCNPLRLYALIELGVGVAALLTPLLLWLVRALYLSTGGIAALGVVPATLLQLLLATVVLAPPCLLMGGSLPAAFKWVETDHDAQRGSLGVLYGVNTLGALAGVLLSTFWLLELWGIRATVNAAACVNLLIGGISWYAALGEDGNGMPEREEEYEEEEEEDSARALKRRFVYAAAGITGFTFFLAELVWFRILAPLLGSSVYGFGLILALALAGIGLGGLLYRTLWAARPGAVTLPSLARVAAWQALFLALPWALGDRIAVFAVDVNQLRALGMAGQITGWTLIAGLLVLGPSVLAGVQFPLLVGLLGRGSRDAGRHTGLAYAANTLGSIAGSLAGGFVMLPWLTAPGAWRLVFLLTLLLSVGAALLGARLASWRAWALCALLWLGAGALMLGGTGPTAAWRHKPIGYGRVEVLPGYINDLHAWLNAARMRVAHEFEGREASVAAVASDDGWCLYVNGKSDGSAFGDADTQVMQGLVPALLHAAPHSAFVVGLGTGTTAGWVADVPEMQQVDVVELEPAMTTLARDHFAPVNRDVLDKKNVRLIPGDAREALLAAGRKYDLVISEPSNPYRAGVSTLFTQEFYAAARARLNERGLFAQWVQGYEVDSQAIRQVYATLCSVFPHVETWVSGPNDLLFIGHLVAPDYTMNHLRARMALPLFTEALRRVWLTDSIEGVLARHLATPDFARKLLQTRPATVNTDDRNLLEYGFARALSQEGGFNTTQVLAQAIQDSTDVPAHLAAQVDRTRLTYERQRMLSADQSSFSLMDELEGDDARRAHACAAYTMGRHDHALAAWTGPATSPYEQLMLLECAAQAGTEEQFRPLHEAVKKDWPADAHLAAAVFAYRQGSADDAAAELMQGFAALRSQVWVRPPLVRAALALVPPLVADNHDLAREFLPLLQKPIPGGLMEPLRVNTLLGISSPLSPAQQVEVMSLFEPHPPWRLEFLQFRLETYRAAGHPRAAQAEHDVAEFLKHESRPLDEARPEAR; this is encoded by the coding sequence TTGCTCTCCGAGCTGAGAAGGACAGGCCGTCAACATCCCCTTCCCCGCCTGCCCTTCCTCGCCGCGCTGCTGGCGCTTTCCGGCGCGTGCGCGCTGATCTACCAGATGGCGTGGCTGCGGGAGTTTCGGCTGATGTTTGGCGGGGCCACTCCGGCCACGGCGGCGGTGCTGGCCATCTTTATGGGAGCCATGGGCGCGGGCAGTGCCCTGTTTGGCCGGAAGGCGGAGGCTTCGTGCAATCCGCTGCGGCTTTATGCGCTGATCGAGCTGGGCGTGGGCGTGGCGGCGCTGCTGACACCGCTGCTACTCTGGCTGGTGCGTGCGCTGTATCTGAGCACCGGAGGGATCGCCGCGCTGGGAGTGGTGCCGGCCACGCTGCTGCAGCTTCTGCTCGCGACGGTGGTGCTGGCTCCGCCCTGCCTGCTGATGGGCGGCAGCCTGCCAGCGGCCTTTAAATGGGTGGAAACCGACCACGACGCGCAGCGCGGGAGCCTGGGCGTTCTCTATGGGGTGAACACCCTCGGCGCGCTGGCAGGCGTGCTGCTCAGCACCTTCTGGCTGCTGGAGCTGTGGGGCATCCGCGCCACGGTAAATGCGGCGGCATGCGTGAACCTGCTGATTGGTGGTATTTCATGGTATGCGGCGCTCGGGGAGGATGGGAATGGAATGCCAGAAAGGGAGGAGGAGTATGAGGAAGAGGAGGAGGAAGATTCCGCTCGTGCTTTGAAACGGAGATTTGTTTATGCAGCCGCAGGCATCACCGGATTCACCTTCTTCCTGGCGGAGCTGGTGTGGTTTCGCATCCTGGCGCCGCTGCTGGGCAGCTCGGTGTATGGCTTTGGGCTGATCCTCGCGCTGGCTCTGGCAGGCATCGGGCTGGGCGGGCTGCTATACCGCACGCTGTGGGCGGCACGCCCCGGAGCGGTGACTCTTCCGTCACTGGCGCGGGTGGCGGCGTGGCAGGCGCTCTTTCTCGCGCTGCCTTGGGCGCTGGGAGATCGCATCGCGGTCTTTGCGGTGGATGTGAATCAACTTCGTGCGTTGGGCATGGCGGGGCAGATCACCGGCTGGACGCTGATCGCGGGGCTGCTGGTGCTGGGCCCCTCCGTGCTGGCAGGCGTGCAGTTTCCGCTGCTGGTGGGCCTGTTAGGTCGTGGCAGTCGCGATGCCGGGCGGCACACGGGTCTGGCCTATGCGGCGAACACGCTGGGCTCCATCGCAGGCTCGCTGGCAGGTGGCTTTGTGATGCTGCCGTGGCTCACCGCGCCGGGGGCGTGGCGGCTGGTTTTCCTGCTGACGCTGCTGCTCAGCGTGGGAGCGGCACTGCTGGGCGCACGCCTTGCCTCATGGCGTGCGTGGGCGCTGTGCGCTCTGCTTTGGCTGGGTGCTGGCGCGCTGATGCTGGGCGGCACGGGGCCCACCGCCGCATGGCGGCACAAGCCCATCGGCTACGGCCGCGTGGAGGTGCTGCCGGGCTACATCAATGACCTGCACGCCTGGCTAAATGCCGCACGCATGCGGGTGGCGCATGAATTTGAAGGCCGTGAGGCCAGCGTGGCCGCCGTGGCCAGTGACGACGGCTGGTGCCTCTACGTGAACGGCAAGAGCGACGGCTCCGCCTTTGGCGATGCCGACACGCAGGTGATGCAGGGGCTCGTCCCCGCGCTGCTGCATGCCGCGCCGCACAGCGCCTTTGTGGTGGGCCTGGGCACCGGCACCACCGCTGGCTGGGTGGCCGATGTGCCGGAGATGCAGCAGGTGGATGTGGTGGAGCTGGAGCCCGCCATGACCACGCTGGCTCGTGATCACTTTGCCCCGGTGAACCGTGATGTGCTGGACAAGAAAAACGTGCGCCTCATCCCCGGCGATGCCCGCGAGGCGCTGCTGGCTGCAGGCCGCAAATACGATCTGGTCATCTCAGAGCCGTCTAACCCCTACCGCGCCGGAGTCTCCACGCTCTTCACCCAGGAGTTCTACGCCGCCGCCAGGGCGCGGCTGAATGAGCGCGGGCTCTTTGCCCAGTGGGTGCAGGGGTATGAGGTGGACTCGCAGGCCATCCGCCAGGTGTATGCCACGCTATGCTCTGTCTTTCCGCATGTGGAGACGTGGGTCTCAGGGCCCAACGACCTGCTCTTCATCGGGCATCTGGTGGCACCAGATTATACCATGAACCATTTGCGCGCACGCATGGCGCTGCCGCTCTTCACCGAGGCGCTGCGCCGCGTGTGGCTCACGGACAGCATCGAGGGCGTGCTGGCGCGGCATCTGGCCACGCCGGACTTTGCCCGCAAGCTGCTGCAAACCCGCCCCGCCACCGTGAACACGGATGACCGCAACCTGCTCGAGTATGGCTTTGCCCGCGCGCTGTCCCAGGAGGGCGGGTTCAACACCACGCAGGTGCTGGCGCAGGCCATTCAAGACAGCACGGATGTGCCCGCGCATCTCGCCGCGCAGGTGGACCGCACACGCCTGACCTACGAGCGCCAGCGCATGCTCTCGGCAGACCAGTCCAGTTTCTCGTTGATGGATGAGCTGGAGGGCGATGATGCACGCCGCGCCCATGCCTGCGCCGCCTACACTATGGGTCGGCACGACCACGCCTTGGCCGCATGGACGGGCCCCGCCACCAGCCCCTACGAGCAGCTCATGCTGCTGGAGTGCGCCGCGCAGGCAGGCACGGAGGAGCAGTTCCGCCCGCTGCATGAGGCCGTGAAAAAAGACTGGCCTGCCGATGCGCATCTGGCCGCTGCGGTGTTCGCCTATCGCCAGGGCTCCGCCGATGATGCCGCTGCGGAGCTGATGCAGGGCTTTGCAGCGCTGCGCAGCCAGGTGTGGGTGCGCCCGCCGCTGGTGCGCGCCGCACTGGCGCTGGTGCCGCCGCTGGTGGCGGACAATCACGATCTGGCGCGCGAATTCCTGCCGCTGCTGCAAAAGCCCATTCCCGGCGGCCTGATGGAGCCGCTGCGCGTGAACACGCTGCTGGGCATCAGCTCGCCGCTGAGCCCCGCGCAGCAGGTGGAGGTGATGTCCCTTTTTGAACCGCACCCGCCCTGGCGTCTGGAGTTTCTGCAATTCCGCCTGGAAACCTACCGCGCCGCCGGCCACCCACGCGCCGCGCAGGCCGAGCATGATGTGGCGGAGTTTCTCAAGCACGAAAGCCGCCCGCTGGATGAAGCACGGCCCGAGGCGCGTTGA
- a CDS encoding cytochrome-c peroxidase produces the protein MLPTLLVILATAAAEPLPDTRLEALPQSAALPGDTPAQVALGRLLFFDPILSATRTVACATCHSPQHGWADARPTPLGVNASGIGPARRLVAGGAFLPLTRNTPTILNTAFNGIAIGKPYDPTQAPMFWDNRMRSLEAQVLGPIRQREEMRGDACSEAEAVPAMVERLSTIPEYVRLFGGKITAAKVTQAIAAYERTLITPDTPFDRFMRGDKTAMTPVQQQGMAAFQRAGCALCHNGPMLSDYKLHAIGLTDNATNRSEFRTPTLRNLAHTAPYMHHGGSSTLDEVLLFYDRLMDQAAETLEGADTATQPALDPLLRHMNLLPEDHALIKAFLDALNSDDYDKTAPEKVPSGLPIPR, from the coding sequence ATGCTCCCCACCCTGCTCGTCATCCTGGCCACCGCCGCTGCGGAGCCTCTGCCGGACACCCGGTTGGAGGCGCTGCCGCAGAGTGCGGCGCTGCCGGGAGACACACCCGCGCAGGTGGCGCTGGGGCGGCTGCTGTTTTTTGACCCCATCCTCTCCGCCACGCGCACGGTGGCCTGCGCCACCTGCCACAGCCCGCAGCATGGCTGGGCGGACGCACGCCCCACACCGCTGGGGGTGAATGCCAGCGGCATCGGCCCGGCACGCAGGCTTGTCGCGGGTGGTGCCTTTCTGCCGCTCACCCGCAACACACCCACGATCCTGAACACCGCCTTCAACGGCATTGCCATCGGCAAGCCCTATGATCCCACGCAGGCCCCCATGTTTTGGGACAACCGCATGCGCAGTCTCGAGGCGCAGGTGCTGGGGCCCATCCGCCAGCGTGAGGAGATGCGCGGAGATGCGTGCAGCGAGGCCGAGGCTGTGCCCGCGATGGTGGAGAGGCTGAGCACCATACCGGAGTATGTGCGTCTTTTTGGCGGAAAGATCACCGCTGCGAAAGTGACACAGGCCATCGCCGCCTATGAGCGCACGCTTATCACACCAGACACGCCATTTGACCGCTTCATGCGTGGCGACAAGACCGCGATGACTCCCGTGCAGCAGCAGGGCATGGCCGCCTTTCAGAGAGCCGGCTGCGCGCTGTGTCACAATGGTCCCATGCTCTCCGACTACAAGCTGCATGCCATCGGCCTCACGGACAATGCAACGAACCGCAGCGAATTCCGCACCCCCACGCTGCGCAATCTCGCACACACCGCCCCCTACATGCACCACGGCGGCAGCTCCACGCTGGATGAGGTGCTGCTCTTTTACGACCGCCTCATGGATCAGGCTGCCGAGACTCTGGAAGGTGCCGACACCGCCACCCAGCCCGCCCTCGATCCCCTGCTCCGCCACATGAACCTGCTGCCGGAAGATCACGCGCTGATCAAAGCGTTTCTCGACGCGCTCAATAGTGATGACTATGACAAGACTGCGCCGGAGAAAGTGCCGAGTGGGCTGCCCATTCCGAGGTAG
- a CDS encoding sialate O-acetylesterase, translating to MKLSFACVSLLLFASALQAEVKLSKVFTPHMVLQRGMAVPVWGTAAPGEKVTVSFAGQSKTATADDKGAWSVKLEALQASTEPRTLIIGDKKIEDVLVGDVWVGSGQSNMDMTVSSYTKDDPVLDAASKQSYPHLRLLRKDPTATWEQATPETNVKFSALLFSFGFPLQKELNVPVGLMVGAVGGTPSGFWLSEDMYRSDAACAEAVKAFAPTYKYDELMAKYTVEKAKWDVELAAWKKQAEAAKKEGKEPTRPPRGPQPVGKAGEPNFGKVGQLFEQFIRPYVGYGIKGVLWDQGESRTNIAGVDQVTLMGALIGGWRKAWGQGDFPWLYVEKPSGGGCAYDYTQPMNRLAEKFAPLPKTIPNNPDKEYSHVAFEQIMKYKNTHMVISSDLGNGIHPPNKSGYGARAVQVALAVAYDRGNEYLGPQLASHSISGGKVTLKFKHSGKGLAFKNGDKLQGFSIAGADKKFVWADAVIEGDSVIVSSKDVPQPAAVRYAWSNAFQWANLFNQDGLPAQPFRTDAW from the coding sequence ATGAAACTTTCCTTCGCCTGCGTCTCCCTGCTTCTGTTTGCCTCCGCCCTTCAGGCCGAGGTGAAGCTATCCAAGGTCTTCACGCCACACATGGTGCTGCAGCGTGGCATGGCGGTGCCCGTGTGGGGCACGGCGGCACCGGGTGAGAAGGTCACAGTCTCCTTTGCCGGACAGAGCAAGACGGCCACGGCGGATGACAAAGGTGCCTGGAGCGTAAAGCTGGAGGCCCTGCAGGCCAGCACCGAGCCGCGCACGCTCATCATTGGAGACAAGAAGATCGAAGACGTGCTGGTGGGAGATGTGTGGGTGGGCTCCGGCCAGTCCAACATGGACATGACGGTGAGCAGCTACACCAAGGATGACCCCGTTCTGGATGCCGCCTCCAAGCAGAGCTACCCGCACCTGCGCCTGCTGCGCAAGGACCCCACTGCCACCTGGGAGCAGGCCACGCCGGAGACGAATGTGAAATTCAGCGCGCTGCTGTTCTCCTTTGGCTTCCCATTGCAGAAAGAGCTGAACGTGCCCGTGGGCCTCATGGTGGGTGCAGTGGGCGGCACGCCCTCCGGCTTCTGGCTGAGCGAGGACATGTATCGCAGCGACGCCGCCTGCGCGGAGGCGGTGAAAGCCTTTGCTCCGACCTACAAGTATGACGAGCTGATGGCCAAATACACCGTGGAAAAAGCCAAGTGGGATGTCGAGCTGGCCGCGTGGAAGAAGCAGGCCGAGGCCGCGAAAAAAGAGGGCAAGGAACCCACCCGCCCACCGCGTGGACCCCAGCCTGTGGGCAAAGCTGGTGAACCCAATTTCGGCAAGGTGGGCCAGCTCTTTGAGCAGTTCATCCGCCCGTATGTAGGCTACGGCATCAAAGGCGTGCTGTGGGATCAGGGCGAGAGCCGCACCAACATCGCCGGTGTGGATCAGGTCACGCTCATGGGCGCGCTGATCGGCGGCTGGCGCAAGGCCTGGGGGCAGGGCGACTTCCCCTGGCTCTATGTGGAAAAGCCCAGCGGCGGCGGCTGCGCCTATGACTACACGCAGCCGATGAACCGGCTCGCAGAAAAATTCGCCCCGCTGCCCAAGACCATCCCCAACAATCCGGACAAGGAGTACTCGCACGTGGCCTTTGAGCAGATCATGAAGTACAAGAACACGCACATGGTCATCAGCAGTGATCTGGGCAATGGCATCCACCCGCCGAATAAGTCCGGCTACGGCGCGCGTGCGGTGCAGGTGGCGCTGGCCGTGGCGTATGACAGGGGCAATGAATACCTCGGCCCGCAGCTGGCCTCGCATAGCATCAGTGGCGGCAAGGTGACGCTGAAGTTCAAGCACAGCGGCAAAGGACTCGCCTTCAAAAACGGTGACAAGCTGCAGGGCTTTTCCATCGCCGGAGCTGACAAGAAATTTGTGTGGGCCGATGCCGTGATCGAGGGCGACAGCGTGATCGTCTCCAGCAAAGACGTGCCCCAGCCCGCCGCCGTGCGCTATGCCTGGAGCAATGCCTTCCAGTGGGCCAATCTCTTCAATCAAGACGGCCTGCCCGCGCAGCCGTTCCGGACGGATGCATGGTGA
- the rlmF gene encoding 23S rRNA (adenine(1618)-N(6))-methyltransferase RlmF, which yields MNHATKAGLHPRNRFNTRYDFPQLIACSPALAVFVKPNAYGSDSIDYADPQAVKALNEALLRQAYGVEQWDIPPGCLCPPIPGRCDYIHHLADLIGVLRGADVRVLDIGTGASCIYPILGACAYGWSFVGAEVDAASWRWARKMVAANPVVAGFIDCRLQKSAQHCFQGIIQKGERFHLTMCNPPFHTSAAEAAAGTQRKQRNLGQKSSALNFGGKANELWCPGGELAFIRRMIAESTEFATQCGWFTTLVSKSDHLAPLQKTLRQAQAAEVRIIDMAQGQKKSRILAWRF from the coding sequence ATGAACCACGCCACCAAAGCGGGACTACATCCGCGCAACCGCTTCAATACGCGCTACGACTTCCCCCAGCTCATCGCGTGCAGCCCGGCGCTGGCGGTGTTTGTGAAGCCGAATGCGTATGGCAGCGACAGCATCGACTATGCCGACCCGCAGGCGGTGAAGGCGCTGAATGAGGCGCTGCTGCGGCAGGCCTATGGCGTGGAGCAGTGGGACATCCCGCCCGGCTGCTTGTGCCCGCCCATTCCGGGGCGTTGCGACTACATTCATCATCTGGCGGATCTCATCGGCGTGCTGCGTGGTGCAGACGTGCGCGTGCTGGACATCGGCACCGGCGCGAGCTGCATCTACCCGATCCTCGGCGCATGCGCGTACGGCTGGAGCTTTGTGGGCGCGGAGGTGGACGCCGCCTCCTGGCGCTGGGCGCGCAAGATGGTGGCGGCAAATCCGGTTGTGGCGGGCTTTATTGACTGCCGTTTGCAGAAGTCGGCGCAGCATTGTTTTCAGGGCATCATTCAGAAAGGCGAGCGCTTTCATCTCACCATGTGCAATCCGCCTTTCCACACCTCCGCAGCCGAGGCGGCGGCAGGCACGCAGCGGAAACAGCGCAACCTCGGGCAGAAAAGCAGCGCGCTGAATTTCGGCGGCAAGGCCAACGAGCTCTGGTGCCCGGGCGGGGAGCTGGCGTTCATCCGCCGCATGATCGCGGAGAGCACGGAGTTCGCCACGCAGTGCGGATGGTTCACCACGCTGGTGTCGAAAAGCGATCACCTGGCACCGCTTCAAAAAACATTGCGCCAGGCCCAGGCGGCCGAGGTGCGCATCATCGACATGGCACAGGGCCAGAAGAAAAGCCGCATCCTCGCGTGGCGCTTCTGA
- a CDS encoding Precorrin-3B methylase, which produces MPAKKKPSDKPLSGAALIKEVCRRIRVARSYWDAHNNRACRGEREKAMALYETLSETERDKVPQVLRVWLRYRSEKYFGEHRTPPGGGR; this is translated from the coding sequence ATGCCCGCCAAAAAGAAACCCAGCGACAAGCCGCTCAGTGGTGCCGCCCTCATCAAAGAGGTGTGCCGGCGCATCCGCGTGGCGCGCAGCTACTGGGATGCGCACAACAACCGCGCCTGCCGGGGCGAGCGGGAGAAGGCGATGGCGCTTTATGAGACTTTGAGCGAGACCGAGCGTGACAAGGTGCCGCAGGTGCTGCGCGTGTGGCTTCGCTACCGCAGTGAGAAATACTTTGGCGAGCACCGCACGCCACCGGGAGGGGGCCGGTGA
- a CDS encoding segregation/condensation protein A: MEDSDYKVKLEIFEGPLDLLLYLIKKEEIDIYNVSLERITRQYLDYIDTFQALNIELASEFIVMAANLMYIKSRELLPQDVQPPEEDAEENDPRWELIRQLVEYKKFKEAAQFLGSQEVKSDELFVTTPELPDLDAPVDSVGQVGIFDLIRAFQRILKRFENASDFREIVNDRFTVADKIEHLLQTVPVGARIKFEELFSSAASRGEVIVTFLAMLELIKLNHLQVEQEQLLGEIVVVRPAV, encoded by the coding sequence GTGGAAGATTCCGACTACAAAGTTAAGCTTGAGATTTTTGAGGGTCCGCTGGACCTGCTGCTCTACCTCATCAAAAAAGAGGAGATCGACATCTACAATGTGTCGCTGGAGCGCATCACGCGGCAGTACCTCGACTACATCGACACCTTCCAGGCGCTGAACATCGAGCTGGCCAGCGAGTTCATCGTCATGGCGGCCAACCTCATGTACATCAAGAGCCGCGAGCTGCTGCCGCAGGATGTGCAGCCGCCGGAGGAGGATGCGGAGGAAAATGACCCGCGCTGGGAGCTGATCCGCCAGCTGGTGGAGTACAAGAAATTCAAGGAGGCCGCGCAGTTCCTGGGCTCTCAGGAGGTGAAGAGCGACGAGCTTTTCGTCACCACCCCCGAGCTGCCAGACCTGGACGCCCCGGTGGACAGCGTGGGCCAGGTGGGCATCTTTGACCTCATCCGCGCCTTCCAGCGCATCCTCAAGCGCTTTGAAAACGCCAGCGACTTCCGTGAGATCGTCAATGACCGCTTCACCGTGGCGGACAAGATCGAGCACCTGCTGCAGACGGTGCCGGTGGGCGCGCGCATCAAGTTTGAAGAGCTCTTCTCCAGCGCCGCCAGCCGTGGCGAGGTGATCGTGACCTTCCTGGCCATGCTGGAGCTCATCAAGCTGAACCACCTGCAGGTGGAGCAGGAGCAGCTGCTGGGAGAGATCGTGGTGGTGCGGCCTGCGGTGTAA
- a CDS encoding energy transducer TonB, giving the protein MRKHLPFLIFALALPCLAQQRSTAPRFLQKSEVVNFIFQRHAAGKTVVFVSRDGKIYGMDSDSVISFEPEGRVVLGEFGAGIAGYGGTYQVAKDGSVSISLKGYRAKWPEMRFSNELGKMRLYAPKSGDGFVMGGRGGAVEMGGMRPFWPFFLVDGARTPQVTPVWSGGEVKMFISPQLPPDFKWGGSKASFRLNFTISPEGKASVSKANSGPFEDNDWRTPSVKVAIQAVENWSFNPPLEDGKPVARSAALDFTLSRVEDSIRWIVQDNGKTLFDNVPGYPTAD; this is encoded by the coding sequence ATGCGCAAGCACCTGCCTTTTTTGATCTTCGCTCTTGCTCTCCCGTGTTTGGCTCAGCAGCGATCTACAGCTCCGAGGTTTCTGCAGAAGAGCGAGGTAGTAAATTTCATTTTCCAAAGACATGCAGCTGGAAAGACGGTGGTGTTTGTCTCACGCGATGGAAAAATATACGGGATGGATTCAGATTCCGTCATTAGTTTCGAGCCGGAAGGGAGGGTGGTCTTGGGAGAATTCGGGGCCGGTATTGCAGGCTATGGGGGCACGTATCAGGTGGCCAAGGATGGCAGCGTCTCGATCTCCCTGAAGGGGTACCGTGCCAAATGGCCAGAGATGAGGTTTTCGAACGAACTCGGGAAAATGAGGCTGTATGCGCCAAAAAGCGGCGATGGGTTTGTGATGGGCGGCCGTGGCGGGGCTGTGGAGATGGGCGGAATGAGACCATTTTGGCCGTTTTTTCTGGTTGATGGCGCGCGAACCCCGCAGGTCACGCCTGTCTGGTCTGGAGGAGAAGTGAAAATGTTCATCAGTCCGCAGTTGCCTCCAGATTTTAAATGGGGCGGCTCAAAGGCCAGCTTCCGTCTGAATTTCACCATATCTCCGGAAGGCAAAGCGTCAGTCAGCAAGGCAAATAGCGGCCCATTTGAAGATAATGACTGGAGAACGCCGTCGGTAAAAGTCGCGATTCAGGCTGTGGAGAACTGGAGTTTCAATCCACCGCTAGAGGATGGTAAGCCGGTGGCAAGGAGCGCAGCTTTGGACTTTACTCTTTCCCGTGTGGAGGACAGCATCCGCTGGATCGTGCAGGACAACGGGAAGACGCTTTTTGACAACGTGCCAGGCTACCCCACCGCTGACTGA
- the dusB gene encoding tRNA dihydrouridine synthase DusB, protein MLHWFQNDRFPLYLAPMAGVTDVIFRQLCKEQGADVMVTEFVSAEGILQRDDRTRHYTDFDDSQRPLGVQLFGSDGVRMGEAARKIIDWKQPDFIDINFGCPVNKVVSKNGGSSLLKDCPLLASVAREVAKAVSIPVTAKMRIGWDANHVNAVEVARILEDCGMQAIAVHGRTRAQGYTGLADWDVIGQVADAVKVPVIGNGDISSGADVEIRRAQTNVKGVMIGRAAMTNPWVFKEAKHYLATGTHVPHATVEERFNFMRRHCQMAIARNAHMGELPTLRSMRNRLMNYTKSIPGGKWLRQRFSQIGSLMELEDIFAGYLEHQAAHGHEAAVNVEVDADAE, encoded by the coding sequence ATGCTACATTGGTTTCAAAACGACCGCTTCCCCCTCTACCTGGCCCCCATGGCCGGGGTGACGGACGTGATCTTCCGCCAGCTCTGCAAGGAGCAGGGCGCGGATGTGATGGTGACGGAGTTTGTGAGCGCCGAGGGCATCCTGCAGCGGGACGACCGCACCCGCCACTACACGGACTTTGACGACAGCCAGCGCCCGCTCGGCGTGCAGCTCTTTGGCTCCGACGGCGTGCGCATGGGCGAGGCTGCACGCAAGATCATCGACTGGAAGCAGCCCGATTTCATCGACATCAATTTCGGCTGCCCGGTGAACAAGGTCGTCTCCAAAAACGGCGGCTCCTCCCTGCTCAAAGACTGCCCCCTTCTCGCCAGCGTGGCGCGGGAGGTGGCCAAGGCGGTGTCCATCCCCGTCACCGCCAAGATGCGCATCGGCTGGGATGCAAACCACGTCAATGCGGTCGAAGTGGCGCGTATTCTGGAAGACTGCGGCATGCAGGCCATCGCCGTGCACGGGCGTACCCGTGCGCAGGGCTACACCGGCCTGGCAGATTGGGACGTGATTGGCCAGGTGGCGGATGCAGTGAAGGTGCCGGTGATCGGCAATGGCGACATCTCCAGCGGCGCAGACGTGGAGATCCGCCGCGCGCAGACGAATGTGAAGGGCGTGATGATCGGCCGTGCGGCGATGACGAATCCGTGGGTCTTTAAAGAGGCCAAGCACTACCTGGCCACGGGTACGCATGTGCCGCATGCCACGGTGGAGGAGCGCTTCAACTTCATGCGCCGGCACTGCCAGATGGCGATCGCCCGCAATGCGCACATGGGCGAGCTGCCCACGCTGCGCTCCATGCGCAACCGCCTCATGAACTACACCAAGTCCATCCCCGGCGGCAAATGGCTGCGCCAGCGCTTCTCACAGATCGGCAGCCTGATGGAGCTGGAGGACATCTTTGCGGGGTATCTGGAGCATCAGGCGGCGCATGGGCATGAGGCGGCGGTGAATGTGGAAGTGGACGCGGATGCCGAGTAG
- a CDS encoding alpha/beta hydrolase, whose amino-acid sequence MIRPLLFLLALVSITPASAQLGGRLRDLIANRRQSGSGSAQQGGKEELSYGSDSMQNLDYWRPTTPGSPLVIYVHGGGWKRGDKGLAAGEKSVHYLQQGYAFASLNYRLVPSCTVEEQASDVAHAVSFLIRRAEQLGFDGKRVVLMGHSAGAHLVALVGTDMSYLQKADLGPQAVCGIIPLDGAAYDVPQQIAEGGDFMHDTYLQAFGTDPERQAKLSPTKQAAAPNAPAFLILHVQRVDGTAQSIALGEALRKADTPAEVKGFEGHGLIGHAEINRRMGDPTYPATPVVDAWLKKIFAK is encoded by the coding sequence ATGATCCGCCCGCTGCTTTTTCTCCTCGCTCTTGTCAGCATCACCCCGGCCTCCGCCCAGCTCGGCGGCAGGCTGCGCGATCTCATTGCCAACCGCAGGCAGTCCGGCTCGGGCTCTGCGCAGCAGGGTGGCAAGGAAGAGCTGAGCTACGGCAGCGACTCGATGCAAAATCTCGACTACTGGCGGCCCACCACGCCGGGCTCTCCGCTGGTCATCTACGTGCACGGCGGCGGCTGGAAGCGCGGTGACAAAGGCCTGGCAGCAGGGGAGAAAAGTGTGCATTACCTCCAGCAGGGCTACGCCTTTGCCTCGCTCAATTACCGCCTCGTGCCCTCCTGCACCGTGGAGGAGCAGGCCAGCGACGTGGCACACGCTGTCTCCTTCCTCATCCGCCGCGCCGAGCAGCTCGGCTTTGATGGCAAGCGCGTGGTCCTCATGGGCCACAGCGCCGGGGCGCATCTGGTGGCGCTGGTGGGCACGGACATGAGCTATCTGCAGAAGGCCGATCTGGGCCCCCAGGCCGTGTGCGGCATCATCCCGCTGGATGGCGCGGCCTATGATGTGCCCCAGCAGATCGCGGAAGGCGGTGACTTCATGCACGACACCTACCTGCAGGCCTTTGGCACTGACCCCGAGCGCCAGGCCAAGCTCTCGCCCACCAAGCAGGCCGCTGCGCCCAATGCTCCCGCCTTCCTCATCCTGCACGTCCAGCGCGTGGACGGCACCGCCCAGTCCATCGCCCTCGGTGAGGCCCTGCGCAAAGCCGACACCCCCGCCGAGGTGAAAGGCTTCGAAGGTCACGGCCTCATCGGCCATGCAGAAATCAACCGCCGCATGGGAGATCCCACGTACCCGGCCACGCCAGTGGTGGATGCGTGGCTGAAGAAGATCTTTGCGAAGTAG